A window of the Mus pahari chromosome 1, PAHARI_EIJ_v1.1, whole genome shotgun sequence genome harbors these coding sequences:
- the LOC110333460 gene encoding 40S ribosomal protein S11-like has translation MECSCQQQPTIFQNKKPVLLGETSKEKLPQFYKNIGLGFKTPKEAIEDTYMDKKCPFVGCVFIQGQSLSGVVTKMKMNRTIVICWDYLHYIKKYNRFEKSHKNTSVRLSPCFRDVQIRDTVSAGECRPLSKNVQVNTLKVTKAAGTKKQF, from the coding sequence ATGGAGTGTTCTTGCCAACAGCAGCCTACAATCTTTCAAAACAAGAAGCCTGTTTTGCTTGGAGAAACCAGCAAGGAAAAACTCCCTCAGTTCTACAAAAACATTGGTCTAGGCTTCAAGACTCCCAAGGAAGCCATTGAGGACACCTACATGGACAAGAAATGCCCCTTCGTTGGTTGTGTCTTCATCCAAGGTCAGAGCCTATCTGGTGTCGTGACCAAGATGAAGATGAATAGGACCATTGTCATCTGCTGGGACTATCTCCATTACATCAAAAAATATAATCGCTTTGAGAAGAGTCACAAGAACACGTCTGTGCGTCTGTCCCCCTGTTTTAGGGATGTACAGATCAGAGACACTGTTAGTGCTGGAGAGTGCAGGCCACTGAGCAAGAATGTTCAAGTCAACACGCTCAAGGTCACCAAGGCTGCTGGCACCAAGAAGCAGTTTTAG